A genomic region of Campylobacter corcagiensis contains the following coding sequences:
- a CDS encoding class II 3-deoxy-7-phosphoheptulonate synthase codes for MTWNKDSWRNLNIKQQPTYPDLDELKKVEDRLSKLPPLVFAGEVRSLKADLAKVTRGEAFLLQGGDCAESFSNFSANSIKNMFKVSLQMAVALTFAGGLPVVKVGRVAGQFAKPRSSDFEEIDGVKLPSYRGDIINDLEFSAKARTPKPEKMIEAYFQSASTLNLLRAFARGGFANLHEIHSWNLGFVEDNRLDERLSHLADDITRALEFMKACGIDTENPALNETKFYTSHEALLLPYEEALTRVDSLTGDYYGCSGHMLWIGERTRGIDDAHVHFLSGIKNPIGVKTGPTITSSEILALCDKLNPKNEAGRLNIIVRMGAETIEKNFPKVLKEVLKEGREILWSIDPMHGNTIKTSVGYKTRDFDAILSEVKSFVEIHRSLGSYPGGIHLEMSGDDVTECTGGAFNVTEKTLADRYETQCDPRLNASQALELSFMLADLLKSFKKSNL; via the coding sequence ATGACTTGGAATAAGGATTCATGGAGAAATTTAAATATAAAACAGCAACCAACATATCCAGATCTTGATGAGTTAAAAAAGGTAGAAGATAGGCTTTCAAAGCTTCCACCGCTTGTATTTGCTGGAGAGGTTAGAAGTCTTAAAGCTGACCTTGCTAAAGTTACAAGAGGTGAGGCATTTTTGCTTCAAGGTGGCGATTGTGCTGAGAGTTTTTCAAATTTCAGTGCAAATAGTATCAAAAATATGTTTAAAGTTAGCCTTCAAATGGCAGTAGCTCTTACTTTTGCTGGCGGGCTTCCTGTAGTTAAGGTTGGTAGAGTAGCAGGGCAGTTTGCAAAGCCAAGAAGTAGTGATTTTGAAGAGATTGATGGTGTAAAACTTCCAAGCTATAGAGGTGATATTATAAATGATCTTGAGTTTAGTGCCAAAGCTAGAACACCAAAGCCTGAAAAGATGATAGAAGCTTACTTTCAAAGTGCATCTACGCTTAACCTTCTTAGAGCTTTTGCAAGGGGTGGTTTTGCAAATTTACATGAAATTCATAGCTGGAATTTAGGTTTTGTTGAAGATAATAGACTTGATGAGAGACTAAGTCATTTAGCTGATGATATCACAAGAGCTTTAGAATTTATGAAAGCGTGTGGGATAGATACTGAAAATCCAGCGTTAAATGAGACTAAATTTTACACATCTCATGAAGCACTGCTACTTCCTTATGAAGAAGCTCTTACTAGAGTTGATAGCCTTACTGGGGATTATTATGGTTGTTCTGGGCATATGCTTTGGATAGGTGAAAGAACTCGTGGCATAGATGATGCTCATGTTCATTTTTTAAGTGGCATAAAAAACCCAATCGGCGTAAAAACAGGACCAACCATAACAAGTAGCGAAATTTTAGCCCTTTGTGATAAGCTAAATCCTAAAAACGAAGCTGGTAGATTAAATATCATTGTTAGAATGGGTGCTGAAACAATAGAAAAAAACTTTCCAAAAGTTTTAAAAGAGGTGCTAAAAGAGGGGCGTGAAATTCTATGGAGTATTGATCCGATGCATGGAAACACTATAAAAACTTCAGTTGGGTATAAAACTAGAGATTTTGATGCTATTTTAAGTGAAGTAAAAAGTTTTGTTGAGATCCACAGATCTTTGGGTAGCTATCCGGGCGGAATTCATCTTGAGATGAGTGGTGATGATGTTACTGAGTGCACAGGTGGGGCATTTAATGTAACTGAAAAAACCTTAGCTGATAGATATGAAACTCAGTGTGACCCAAGGCTTAATGCCTCTCAAGCTTTAGAGCTTTCGTTTATGTTAGCTGACCTTTTAAAAAGCTTTAAAAAATCAAATTTGTAA
- a CDS encoding NAD(P)H-dependent glycerol-3-phosphate dehydrogenase, with the protein MKKIAVIGAGKWGSALHFALSDKNSCYITSRTKRDIPNFISLDKALECEYLVFAIGAQSISSWLKINRLNKNHKILVASKGIEASSGKFLHEIFAEYVGIENLATLSGPSFADEVSKRLPCALVVSSENRSLATDFCSFFPDFIKAYASGDVIGSEICGAYKNVIAIASGICDGLNLGNNARASLIARGLVEIARFGKRFGARDETFLGLSGAGDLFLTASSSMSRNYRVGHSLAKGRCLDEILAEIGEVAEGVLTSKAILNLAKNYDIYTPIANEVALIIDGKEPKKSLSDLLRH; encoded by the coding sequence TTGAAAAAAATAGCAGTTATTGGAGCAGGTAAGTGGGGCAGTGCTTTACACTTTGCACTTAGTGATAAAAATAGCTGCTATATAACCTCAAGAACTAAAAGAGACATACCAAATTTCATCTCTCTTGATAAAGCTTTAGAATGTGAGTACTTGGTTTTTGCCATAGGAGCTCAAAGTATTAGTTCGTGGCTAAAGATAAACAGATTAAACAAAAACCATAAAATTTTAGTAGCTTCAAAGGGGATTGAAGCAAGTAGTGGTAAATTCTTACATGAAATTTTTGCCGAGTATGTTGGCATTGAGAATTTAGCTACACTTTCAGGTCCATCATTTGCAGATGAAGTAAGTAAAAGACTTCCTTGTGCGTTAGTTGTAAGTTCTGAAAATAGAAGCTTGGCTACAGATTTTTGCTCATTTTTTCCAGATTTTATAAAAGCGTATGCAAGTGGCGATGTGATAGGTTCTGAAATTTGTGGAGCGTATAAAAATGTTATTGCTATAGCTAGTGGAATTTGTGATGGCTTAAATCTTGGTAATAATGCAAGAGCTAGCCTTATAGCTAGAGGGCTTGTTGAGATTGCTAGATTTGGCAAGAGATTTGGTGCTAGAGATGAGACTTTTTTAGGGCTTAGTGGGGCAGGAGATCTTTTTTTAACCGCATCAAGTTCTATGTCAAGAAATTATAGAGTAGGTCATTCTTTAGCAAAAGGCAGATGCTTAGATGAAATTTTAGCTGAAATTGGCGAAGTTGCTGAAGGAGTTTTAACATCAAAAGCTATACTGAATTTGGCAAAAAATTACGATATTTATACGCCTATTGCAAACGAAGTAGCACTAATAATAGACGGAAAAGAGCCAAAGAAGAGCTTGAGTGATCTTTTAAGGCATTAA
- the gatB gene encoding Asp-tRNA(Asn)/Glu-tRNA(Gln) amidotransferase subunit GatB: MFETVIGLEVHCQLNTKTKIFCSCATSFGDAPNTHVCPVCLALPGALPVLNKEAVIKAISFGEAVNATINQNSVFDRKNYFYPDLPKAYQISQFTVPIVENGELFIEVDGNKKRVGITRAHLEEDAGKNNHGDDESYVDLNRAGTPLLEIVSQPDMRSSDEAVAYLKKLHSILRFLNISDANMQEGSFRCDVNISIRPKGDDKLYTRVEIKNLNSFRFIQKAIEYELERQILAWEDGKYDTEVVQETRLFDTTHLVTRSMRSKEDSAEYRYFPDPDLYPVHIDDGMMKKGRDIPELPDAKRTRYANELGIKEYDAGVITSDYDTAMYFENLINKGHEPKLCVTWLTVELAARLKGGLTISDSPVNSEKMSEILTRIEDDTISQKAAKDVLDYLFENPKCSVDEVIDKLGLKQVSNDSEILVVIDEILEKNADKVQEYKSGKDKLFGFFVGQTMKAGKGAFNPSKVNALLKSRLS, from the coding sequence ATGTTTGAGACCGTTATTGGTTTAGAGGTTCATTGTCAATTAAATACTAAAACTAAAATTTTCTGTTCTTGTGCTACTAGTTTTGGAGATGCTCCAAATACTCATGTTTGTCCTGTTTGTTTAGCACTTCCTGGAGCACTTCCTGTTCTTAATAAAGAAGCTGTTATTAAAGCCATAAGCTTTGGTGAGGCTGTTAATGCTACTATTAATCAAAACTCAGTTTTTGATAGAAAAAACTACTTCTATCCAGATCTTCCAAAAGCCTATCAAATTTCACAATTTACGGTTCCTATAGTAGAAAATGGTGAGCTTTTTATAGAAGTAGACGGAAATAAAAAAAGAGTTGGCATTACAAGAGCTCACCTTGAAGAAGACGCTGGTAAAAATAATCACGGTGATGATGAGAGTTATGTAGATTTAAACCGTGCTGGTACGCCACTTCTTGAGATAGTAAGCCAACCTGATATGAGAAGTAGTGATGAAGCAGTTGCTTATCTTAAAAAACTCCACTCAATTCTTAGATTTTTAAATATAAGCGATGCAAATATGCAAGAAGGTAGCTTTAGATGTGATGTTAATATATCTATTAGACCAAAAGGTGATGATAAACTATACACAAGAGTTGAGATAAAAAACCTAAACTCATTTAGATTTATTCAAAAGGCTATAGAGTATGAGCTAGAGCGTCAAATTTTAGCTTGGGAAGATGGTAAATATGATACTGAAGTTGTTCAGGAAACTAGACTTTTTGATACTACTCACTTAGTAACAAGATCAATGAGAAGTAAAGAAGATAGTGCTGAGTATCGCTACTTTCCAGACCCTGATTTGTATCCTGTGCATATTGATGATGGTATGATGAAAAAAGGACGAGATATTCCTGAACTACCCGATGCAAAACGAACTAGATACGCTAATGAGCTTGGCATTAAAGAGTACGATGCGGGTGTTATAACTAGCGATTATGATACAGCTATGTATTTTGAGAATTTAATAAACAAAGGACATGAGCCAAAACTATGTGTTACTTGGCTAACTGTCGAGCTAGCTGCTAGGTTAAAAGGTGGATTAACTATAAGCGATAGTCCTGTAAATAGTGAAAAAATGAGTGAAATTTTAACTCGCATAGAAGATGATACAATTTCACAAAAAGCAGCTAAAGATGTGCTTGACTATCTTTTTGAAAATCCTAAATGTAGCGTTGATGAAGTTATAGATAAACTTGGATTAAAGCAAGTTAGTAATGATAGTGAAATTTTAGTTGTGATTGATGAAATTTTAGAAAAAAATGCTGATAAAGTACAAGAGTATAAAAGCGGCAAAGATAAGCTATTTGGATTTTTTGTAGGTCAAACTATGAAAGCAGGCAAGGGTGCTTTTAATCCTTCAAAAGTTAACGCTCTTCTTAAATCAAGGCTATCTTAA
- a CDS encoding F0F1 ATP synthase subunit A yields MLKDIFLFAGSLISYNHTFIYIFHFLLVVAIIVLIARMSTKSMQLVPHGIQNIVEAYLNGVIAIGKDAMGSTELARRYLPLVATLGFVVFLSNIIGMVPGFESPSASLNLTLALTVCVFIYYHYQGFKVNGVVGYLKSFCGPIKIMAPFMFVIEVISHLSRVVSLSFRLFGNIKGDDLFLLVMLTLMPWFVPMIPYALLAFMAILQTFIFMVLSYVYLAGAVVVDEH; encoded by the coding sequence ATGCTAAAAGATATATTTTTATTTGCTGGAAGTTTGATAAGTTATAACCACACTTTTATCTATATTTTCCACTTTTTACTTGTTGTTGCTATCATTGTTTTGATTGCTAGAATGTCTACAAAATCTATGCAGCTTGTTCCACATGGTATTCAAAATATCGTTGAAGCTTATCTAAATGGCGTTATAGCTATTGGCAAGGATGCAATGGGTAGCACAGAACTTGCAAGGCGTTACTTGCCTTTAGTGGCAACTCTTGGTTTTGTTGTTTTTCTAAGTAATATTATCGGTATGGTTCCAGGTTTTGAATCACCTAGTGCAAGCCTAAACCTTACTTTAGCACTTACAGTTTGTGTTTTTATATACTATCACTATCAAGGATTTAAGGTTAATGGAGTAGTGGGCTATCTTAAAAGCTTTTGTGGACCGATAAAAATCATGGCGCCATTTATGTTTGTTATAGAGGTTATCTCTCACCTTTCAAGAGTTGTATCACTATCTTTTCGTCTTTTTGGTAATATCAAAGGTGATGATCTATTCTTATTAGTTATGCTTACACTTATGCCTTGGTTTGTTCCTATGATTCCTTATGCTTTACTTGCTTTTATGGCTATTCTTCAAACCTTCATATTTATGGTTTTATCATATGTATATTTAGCTGGTGCTGTTGTAGTAGACGAGCATTAA
- a CDS encoding TSUP family transporter — translation MEFEIWQLVLLFGVALAAGFVDAVAGGGGLICIPALLAVGVPPHAALATNKLQGSFGTLSASINFIKKGYIKFSDIYIGIIFTLIGAVLGTVIVLLVKAEFLNYIMPVLLLGIFLYTLFSPAMGEKDKDAKMSKNAFYIIFGLLLGFYDGFFGPGTGSLWVFAFLALLGLNMRQAVANTKVMNFTSNIVSLAVFLVGGHILWMVGLVMAAGQIIGGYLGANLVITKDTKYIKWIFLTVVGATILKLFIS, via the coding sequence ATGGAATTTGAAATTTGGCAGCTTGTTTTGCTTTTTGGCGTTGCTTTAGCGGCTGGTTTTGTTGATGCTGTTGCGGGTGGTGGTGGACTTATTTGCATACCTGCACTTCTTGCTGTAGGAGTTCCGCCTCACGCAGCTTTAGCGACGAATAAACTGCAAGGAAGCTTTGGAACGCTTTCAGCAAGTATAAATTTTATAAAAAAAGGCTATATTAAATTTAGCGACATATATATAGGTATCATTTTTACGCTGATTGGGGCGGTTTTGGGTACGGTTATAGTTTTGTTAGTAAAAGCTGAATTTCTAAACTACATTATGCCAGTTTTGCTTTTAGGAATTTTTTTATATACGCTTTTTTCGCCAGCTATGGGTGAAAAAGATAAAGACGCTAAGATGAGTAAAAACGCTTTTTACATAATTTTTGGTCTTTTGCTAGGATTTTATGATGGTTTTTTTGGTCCAGGAACTGGGTCATTGTGGGTTTTTGCATTTCTTGCACTTTTAGGGCTAAATATGCGGCAAGCTGTAGCAAACACAAAAGTTATGAATTTTACTTCAAATATCGTATCTTTGGCGGTTTTTTTAGTTGGTGGGCATATTCTTTGGATGGTTGGTCTTGTAATGGCGGCTGGACAGATAATAGGCGGATATTTAGGGGCAAATTTAGTTATCACAAAAGATACAAAATACATTAAATGGATATTTTTAACTGTAGTTGGAGCAACTATTCTTAAGCTTTTTATATCATAA
- a CDS encoding TIGR02757 family protein has product MHNLKELLNYHADLKNCDENLLANADPLQVARVYKEPVICLICALFAYGNANLIIKFLNSLNFELLNESESEILKFYSSYKYRFQSISDVAQIFITMKRLKNSYSIEELVSDGLKSGGSIEFGIKNLIDKIYLLNPYRSDGYEFFYSKSFEKAPKSPYKRYNMYLRWMVRNSDIDLGIFKSIPKSMLLMPLDVHTQRVSRALGLLKRKSYDFKAVLELTKNLQKFDPDDPIKYDFALYRLGQSGEIKEILKNL; this is encoded by the coding sequence ATGCATAATTTAAAAGAGCTTTTAAATTATCACGCAGACCTTAAAAACTGCGATGAAAATCTGCTTGCAAATGCCGATCCTTTACAAGTTGCTAGAGTTTATAAAGAGCCAGTTATTTGCCTTATTTGCGCTCTGTTTGCTTATGGAAATGCAAATTTAATAATTAAATTTCTGAATTCTTTAAATTTTGAACTTTTAAATGAGAGTGAGAGTGAAATTTTAAAATTTTATAGCTCTTATAAGTACCGTTTTCAAAGCATTAGCGATGTAGCTCAAATTTTTATAACGATGAAACGCTTAAAAAATAGCTATAGCATTGAAGAGCTAGTTAGCGATGGACTTAAAAGTGGCGGAAGTATTGAGTTTGGTATAAAAAATTTAATAGATAAAATTTACCTACTTAATCCTTACAGAAGTGATGGATATGAGTTTTTTTACTCAAAAAGCTTTGAAAAAGCCCCTAAAAGCCCATATAAGCGTTATAATATGTATCTAAGATGGATGGTGAGAAACTCAGATATTGACCTTGGAATTTTTAAAAGTATTCCTAAAAGTATGCTTCTTATGCCTCTTGATGTCCATACTCAGCGTGTTTCAAGAGCATTAGGATTGCTTAAGCGAAAAAGCTATGATTTTAAAGCTGTTCTTGAACTTACAAAAAATTTACAAAAATTTGACCCAGATGACCCTATAAAGTATGATTTTGCACTCTATAGACTTGGGCAAAGTGGCGAGATAAAAGAGATTTTAAAAAATCTTTAG
- the rsmD gene encoding 16S rRNA (guanine(966)-N(2))-methyltransferase RsmD: MSKFFTTINSGIYKGKKLALPSSSTTRPTKAIVKGSFFDTYRYDLRGKVFIEMFGGSGSMAAEALSNGAKKAYAIEKDRDAFKLLSSNFSLISKDLVAINGDSFKEIPTLLLGDEYILYIDPPFNIRDGFNDVYEKVIKLINSLDERVVLVTIEHASSVKFEEKIGKFSLIKSKKFGLTTLTYYA, translated from the coding sequence ATGAGTAAGTTTTTTACTACAATAAATTCAGGAATTTATAAAGGCAAAAAGTTAGCTCTACCAAGTAGTAGCACAACTCGCCCTACAAAAGCCATCGTAAAGGGATCTTTTTTTGATACTTACCGCTATGATTTAAGGGGTAAGGTTTTTATAGAGATGTTTGGCGGAAGTGGAAGTATGGCAGCTGAAGCTTTAAGTAATGGTGCAAAAAAAGCTTACGCTATAGAAAAAGATAGAGATGCTTTTAAACTTTTAAGTTCAAATTTTAGTTTGATTAGCAAGGATTTGGTTGCGATAAATGGTGATAGTTTTAAAGAAATTCCAACTCTTTTGCTAGGTGATGAGTATATTTTATATATTGACCCGCCATTTAACATAAGAGATGGATTTAATGATGTTTATGAAAAGGTTATAAAATTGATAAATTCTCTTGATGAAAGGGTCGTTTTGGTTACTATAGAACATGCAAGTAGCGTTAAATTTGAAGAAAAAATAGGCAAATTTTCTCTTATAAAGTCAAAGAAATTTGGCCTAACAACTTTAACTTATTATGCATAA
- a CDS encoding SAM-dependent methyltransferase has translation MRFSQFFNSWLNDGYYKKAVKIGKNGDFFTSVSVGSLFGVILSRYILSISSKFDGKISIVEIGANEGYLLADIIQGIFTFSPKSLSKFEFVMVEPHENLRLLQRANFKEFFGDEISLTHYKSLKDAKFKNAIFISNELFDSFACEVVDGEKMLYVGENLELFWDKIDPEIKDFAKKYEVKKGEIPLKLYEFFTNLSASASKFHFITFDYGDMGSRGDITLRIYDNHRVYNLLEEKDLSKFYKNSDITYDLNFEIFKSEFLKVKGVKFISFKKQSVALMDMGASEVLSVVSNSNNKNAYKNATLQLKRLIYEFGSRFKAIEFSKGV, from the coding sequence ATGAGATTTAGCCAGTTTTTTAACTCATGGCTAAATGATGGGTATTATAAAAAAGCCGTTAAAATCGGCAAAAATGGAGATTTTTTTACTTCCGTAAGTGTTGGTTCGCTTTTTGGAGTTATATTATCACGCTATATTTTATCGATAAGTTCTAAATTTGATGGTAAAATTTCCATAGTTGAGATAGGGGCAAATGAAGGGTATCTTTTAGCTGATATTATTCAAGGAATTTTTACTTTTAGTCCTAAGAGTTTATCAAAATTTGAGTTTGTTATGGTTGAGCCACATGAGAATTTAAGGCTTTTACAAAGAGCAAATTTTAAAGAATTTTTTGGAGATGAAATTTCTCTTACCCACTATAAAAGCCTAAAAGATGCCAAATTTAAGAACGCCATTTTTATCTCAAATGAGCTTTTTGACTCATTTGCTTGTGAAGTAGTTGATGGTGAAAAAATGCTCTATGTTGGTGAAAATTTAGAGCTTTTTTGGGATAAAATAGATCCAGAAATAAAAGACTTTGCTAAAAAGTACGAGGTTAAAAAAGGTGAAATTCCACTTAAGTTATATGAATTTTTTACTAATTTATCCGCGTCAGCTAGTAAATTTCATTTCATAACTTTTGATTATGGAGATATGGGCTCTAGGGGCGATATAACTCTTAGAATTTATGATAATCACAGAGTTTATAACCTTTTAGAAGAAAAAGATTTATCCAAATTTTATAAAAATTCTGATATAACTTATGATTTGAATTTTGAAATTTTCAAAAGTGAGTTTTTAAAGGTTAAAGGCGTTAAATTTATAAGTTTTAAAAAGCAAAGTGTGGCTCTTATGGATATGGGAGCAAGTGAGGTTTTAAGTGTGGTGAGTAACTCCAATAACAAAAACGCTTATAAAAATGCCACACTTCAGTTAAAACGCTTGATTTATGAATTTGGGTCAAGATTTAAAGCTATAGAGTTTAGTAAAGGAGTTTAG
- a CDS encoding acetylornithine/succinylornithine family transaminase — translation MSLMSNYAREDITFVKGDGAKILDSKGKNYIDFGSGIGVCSLGHANKKIAKTISEQSRSLLHTSNIYTIKSQITLSKSIDKLLGYKTYAFFCNSGAEANECAIKLARKYGTINFKEKKFEILTLKNSFHGRTMATLAATGQDKFHPEIFAPYTPGFKFFDTIDEIIKNIDDKTVAVMIELVQGEGGIKPLPKDDIVKLSKVLKKRNLLLITDEVQCGVFRTGEFVTSQIYGIKPDIITFAKGLGGGVPIGACVSTKDIFTPGDHGSTFGGNFLVTSVANTVLSEILKLKESGKLNKNIKTFNRYLDKMVERYSEIFESKTGLGLMLGLKVKDAKYQDLVYRKCLEKGVLVLKSGKDIVRFLPPLNIKKDEIKDGFKRFKDALNEI, via the coding sequence ATGAGTTTAATGAGTAATTACGCAAGAGAAGATATCACTTTTGTAAAAGGTGATGGAGCAAAAATTTTAGATAGTAAGGGTAAGAATTATATTGATTTTGGTTCTGGTATTGGGGTTTGTTCGCTTGGTCATGCTAATAAAAAAATAGCTAAAACCATATCTGAACAATCAAGGTCTTTACTTCACACTTCAAATATCTACACTATTAAGTCACAAATAACGCTATCAAAAAGTATAGATAAGCTTTTAGGATATAAAACATATGCCTTTTTTTGTAACTCTGGAGCTGAGGCAAATGAGTGTGCTATAAAACTAGCTAGAAAGTATGGAACGATTAATTTTAAAGAGAAGAAATTTGAGATTTTAACTCTTAAAAACTCATTTCACGGTAGAACTATGGCAACTTTAGCAGCCACTGGTCAGGATAAATTCCACCCTGAAATTTTTGCACCTTACACTCCTGGATTTAAGTTTTTTGATACGATTGATGAGATTATTAAAAACATTGATGATAAAACTGTTGCTGTTATGATAGAACTTGTCCAAGGCGAGGGCGGTATAAAGCCACTTCCAAAAGATGATATTGTAAAACTTAGTAAGGTTTTGAAAAAACGAAATTTACTACTTATAACTGATGAGGTTCAGTGTGGAGTTTTTAGAACTGGTGAGTTTGTAACTTCACAAATTTATGGCATAAAACCTGATATTATTACTTTTGCTAAAGGCCTTGGTGGTGGAGTGCCGATTGGAGCTTGTGTAAGCACAAAAGATATCTTTACTCCAGGAGATCACGGAAGTACTTTTGGTGGAAATTTTTTAGTTACTAGCGTGGCAAATACAGTTCTTAGCGAGATTTTAAAGCTAAAAGAAAGTGGCAAACTTAATAAAAATATCAAAACTTTTAATAGATATCTTGACAAAATGGTAGAGCGATATAGTGAAATTTTTGAGTCTAAAACAGGTCTTGGACTGATGCTAGGCTTAAAAGTAAAAGATGCTAAATATCAAGATCTTGTTTATAGAAAATGCCTTGAAAAAGGAGTTTTAGTTCTAAAATCAGGAAAAGATATAGTTCGTTTTCTTCCGCCCCTTAACATAAAAAAAGATGAGATAAAAGATGGTTTTAAACGCTTTAAAGACGCTTTAAATGAGATTTAG
- a CDS encoding trimeric intracellular cation channel family protein, whose amino-acid sequence MTALLFVEYVGIASASLSGYLYAVKKECDLLGIFLACFLTALGGGILRDVLVGRDLYSFTHYMPVSIVLVMMAGAYIFKAHTKHESLGRSTVFVFTDAVDVVSFSIVGAMVAIEYDCNIYGVVLTALANGVGGGILRDMLYNEVPWFMRAGFYGTVSLAVGFIYFFMDKFGFNNMFWIMVLFCFGTIIRMIAYKKNWHLPKIDEKR is encoded by the coding sequence ATGACTGCACTTTTGTTTGTCGAGTATGTTGGTATCGCTTCAGCTTCACTTAGTGGCTATTTGTATGCTGTTAAAAAAGAGTGTGACTTGCTTGGAATTTTCTTAGCTTGTTTTTTAACCGCTCTTGGTGGTGGTATTTTAAGAGATGTTTTAGTTGGAAGAGATCTTTACTCATTTACTCACTATATGCCAGTTTCAATTGTTTTAGTTATGATGGCTGGAGCTTATATTTTTAAAGCTCATACTAAACATGAAAGCCTTGGTAGAAGCACTGTTTTTGTTTTTACAGATGCTGTGGATGTTGTAAGCTTTTCAATAGTTGGAGCAATGGTTGCTATCGAGTATGATTGTAACATTTATGGCGTTGTTTTAACTGCGCTTGCAAATGGTGTTGGGGGTGGAATTTTAAGAGATATGTTGTACAATGAAGTGCCTTGGTTTATGCGTGCTGGCTTTTATGGGACAGTTAGTTTAGCAGTTGGATTTATATATTTTTTTATGGATAAATTTGGATTTAATAATATGTTTTGGATAATGGTGCTTTTTTGTTTTGGTACTATTATTAGGATGATAGCATACAAAAAAAACTGGCATTTGCCAAAAATTGATGAAAAAAGATAA
- a CDS encoding sensor histidine kinase, with amino-acid sequence MKNMWDKRYIFPIFFLYMITSMIFLTTFAYFYYIEQKHHILKSSIYQIKEISKDIQAYLRFDEDDLQSINTGNVKVKIYDNVNQKWLVKEFDEEDIFKSKKRLNSYAFKNNKLYYKEFFKFKRASKAYTLYFEDASYYENLRFLVIRLIFMVAISLAFFLIIAYFIIKLSLRPLFDKINELNSFITDTTHEIKTPLSVILMSLEMVDKNPKKYLENIKVATKTISNLYDDLVSLNLKSENNRLIMLDITNLVNQKVSYFEDIASKKGLKFRLNLSSLSLNTDPIKLSKILDNLISNAIKYSDENGEIYIFLDENSFSIENTGATIETKNLNKIFDKFSRFNSQNGGFGIGLSLVKKYSNELNYKIYCQSRDKKTKFTLKF; translated from the coding sequence ATGAAAAATATGTGGGATAAAAGATATATATTTCCGATATTTTTTCTATATATGATTACAAGTATGATTTTTCTTACAACATTTGCATATTTTTATTATATCGAACAAAAACACCACATCCTAAAATCAAGCATCTATCAGATAAAAGAGATCTCTAAAGATATCCAAGCTTATTTAAGATTTGATGAAGATGATCTTCAAAGTATAAATACGGGCAATGTAAAGGTTAAAATTTATGATAATGTAAATCAAAAATGGCTAGTTAAAGAATTTGATGAAGAAGATATTTTTAAAAGTAAAAAGAGATTAAATTCTTACGCTTTTAAAAATAATAAGCTTTATTACAAAGAATTTTTTAAATTTAAAAGAGCTTCTAAAGCTTACACGCTATATTTTGAAGATGCAAGCTATTATGAAAATTTACGCTTTTTAGTGATAAGGCTTATATTTATGGTGGCTATTTCACTAGCTTTTTTTCTTATAATTGCATATTTTATCATCAAACTCTCGCTTCGTCCGCTGTTTGATAAGATAAATGAGTTAAATAGCTTTATAACCGATACAACTCATGAGATAAAAACCCCACTTAGCGTGATTTTGATGAGTTTAGAAATGGTTGATAAAAACCCTAAAAAGTATCTTGAAAACATAAAAGTTGCTACAAAAACTATCTCAAACCTTTATGATGATTTGGTGTCTTTAAATTTAAAAAGTGAAAATAACCGTTTAATTATGCTTGATATCACAAATTTAGTAAATCAAAAAGTTTCTTATTTTGAAGATATTGCTTCTAAAAAAGGGCTTAAATTTAGGCTAAATTTAAGCTCACTTAGTCTAAACACTGACCCTATAAAACTTAGTAAAATTTTAGATAATCTTATATCAAATGCCATCAAATATAGCGATGAAAATGGTGAAATTTATATTTTTTTAGATGAAAATAGCTTTAGCATAGAAAATACAGGTGCAACTATAGAAACTAAAAATTTAAATAAAATTTTTGATAAATTTAGCCGTTTTAACTCTCAAAATGGTGGTTTTGGTATAGGTCTTAGCCTTGTTAAAAAGTACTCAAATGAGTTAAATTATAAAATTTATTGCCAAAGCAGAGATAAAAAAACAAAATTTACTCTTAAATTTTAA